DNA sequence from the Drosophila sechellia strain sech25 chromosome 3L, ASM438219v1, whole genome shotgun sequence genome:
AGGAAAAAGATTGCCAAACTAGCCAAGAATGTGCTGCAGTAGAACTCGAAGGTATTGTTTGGTATTTTAAGTTGTTAAAGGAATAAATCATAATCGAatgtttaatataatatatattttacaaagcATGATTACTGAATACAGCGGTGCTGATAGTGGTATTGCTCTGTCAAGAACTTCTTCCCCTTTCGCTAAATAAAATCCAGAGTTTCCACTAGTTTAGGGTCTTCCCCAAAAGTTTCCCAGGCCGCTTTCCTCAAAGCAGCCGGACTGGCAGGCAGGCACAAGCCCATGTGGTTGGAGGCACATATGTCTGGCGGCTTTTTCGCTTTGACATAAtcaaaaccaaaccgaaccgaaccgaacccaAAGCAAACCGAGCGCACAAATGACGCGACtatccccaaaaaaaaaatactcgAAAGCGGCAAAgagcggcggtggcggcgtcCACTCAAAGCTAATGACCGACAAAGcgttttgtattattttcaatttcattttcactATACACAAACTATACCCCTGGCCCCCCATAGCACCCATAGCCCCCATCGCCCGCATATTTCACCCTTCCCCCCTTGGTGACAACACTTTTCGCTTCGGCCTCGCCACGCTTCGCCTTGCCAtgcattaaatattattaagataAGGCGCGGGGGTTCGCTTATCAATCAGACGTCAGAGGTACCGACCCtcgtatatgtatatgtataattcGCAAAGAAGAAGAGCCAACACGGTTCTTCCATCAAAATTATGAGTTATTGAAACAAACCGGCAACAGAGTTTCCGTAAATATTTGCTTAGAACGTGTTTTCCTTTACGCCTTTTGAAAGTGCTAGTTGGTTTTCTTGTTTGGAAAGCAATttgtattaataattataaaagtttGGACTGTTCTTTGATTTGAAACATATTTACAACTTTAATGGGTTTTACGTTTTCTACGCTAATTTGTATCTTTATCTCGTTGTAAAAGTTATGACCCCCTAATGAAAGCCTGCGCTTTGTTTTTTTAGGCCAAAGTTATGGCCCGGCGGACGAAGGGCGGCCTAAGTGCGGCATAATTCCAAGAAGTGGCCCGAGAGCCAATTGCTAAATCAAcacaaacaaaagccgatgaccaaaacaaaaacctcaaAAGTCATTACATATATCTTGAGTGGCCCCAACCCCCGGGGAAGACGAGGCCTGCAGAAATGCAGAAGCTACGAGCTAACAGCTTTTTATCTTTTGGCACAAGGCGGCACAGCATTGTtttggttcggttcggttgggtttggcttggcttggcagCCACCTTCGAAAAACCAGTCCATTGCGGTGGaccaaaacccaaaacaaGGCGAAATACCCATCGGATCTGGACGATCCGAACCGACCGATCCAAACGCAACCGAACCGGCCATATAGGGTTCGCTGGCATATCGAAAGGCAGAGCGGCAACTTCCTGGCTAATATTACGAAAATTGCTTATACCAGGCTATTGCTCCCTGGCCatccccatacccatacccataacCATGCCCCAATCCATTCCCCTCCGATACTCGGATACTCTGCGGATCAGCCAAAAAGTGCCAAGTCAAAGTTGGTAGTGGCAGCTAGAGCTGGTGCCCGCTTCCCGGACCTCGGGGCTGCGATTTGAGCCCGGTGCGGTTCGAGCCACGTTGCTTTCGGCCTGTCATGAAGGCAATGCCGACGCGATTCGCCTGTTGCCTTCTACCGTAATTCACAACAACCACAGCCATAATAATAACAGCAACAGCACGGCATCGAAGAAAAGCCAAGGCGAGCGTTGTGAAACCCACAGAAGATACAGTGGTCACAAGTGCACTACCAAATAAGCAATaagcataaataaatgttatatGCATTTCCAAAAGATTAAAGAATATAAGTATATTTAGATGAAAACCTTTTTAGTTATAATAAGCCATAGGTATAATAATTCAGGATGCTGCATATGCTCTACAAAATGTGCGGATCCCACCTGTAAGTATGGCTTAAATGCATCTTTACAACGTGTCTATTAAATCCTATTTAATCTGCTTAAAATCTTTCGAACCTCAATGGCCTCTCAGTTTTGGGTTTCATTTCTTCGCCGCCCGTAAGTGCCCACGATAATCCCCATTCAAACACACGATTTTCAACCACTGTGCACGACGGCCTCTGGTGCCGCGCCTCAAAGCAAAAAGCGCATCTTTTGAACAGAGCGCAAAGCGCAGCTTGGCAGTCGCAGCATCGGCGCGGTGTGTATCTCAAAGATACAAACAGAGTACGCTCGCTGGATCGCCGTTCCTCGGTGCGTCCGTCTGTCTGAAAGTCCGTCCGTCCATCTGTCCGTCTGTCGATCGTCGGTTGGTCTCTAAACCGCTTTTGTGTAGCCGCTGCTGAGATGTTTGGCATAGATGGCCTGGCCGCGGAACTGgttggatgtggatgtggatgtatCTTCGAGATGGAGTTGGGGAGTTTCTCAGTTTTGGTCGGAGTTGGGGCTGCGGATGGATGGAGTGGGGGATTGGGTACGGAATGGGGAGCTTGCAACGACTCTGCCGCCTGCCGCtcagttattattatttttgcttgCGGCGGCGGCTCGACGACTTGCTGCCGCTGATGTCCgatgttattgttgttgttttatcAAAGTGAGGGTTTTAAAAGGTTTTTGTGTATGAGTCGGCATCGGTATCTTGGCCtcgcagcagctgctgctttcTACACaggaaatatttaatatttcttaCATTCGTTAAGTGTAATTATTCATGGTAGATACTAAATGTCTGTGTAACCACTTTTGacatttttgatttatattaatataatattttactaaATTACACTATTCTTTTATAACTTTGCCCATTACTTAAATGATCTATTATTAATGTAATGTCTTAGGATAAAAGTGTCACAAAACAATGgaatttttcccagtgcatcCATCAGCAACGGGCCAACTCCACCTCCATTGCGGCATCGACTTGCCTTCGGTTTTACCTGCAACAGGTAAGAAATGTTCGTACGTTGTTTTTAAACGGCGTCGGCATTTCAATTCgcttgattttcattttttgtacgaCTCTCTTCCCGTTTGTTGTTGTGTAGTGTTTTCGAGGCTGCTTTCTTTGAAGTTGCATGCTTCGGTGTGCCTTTGGAGGTTTCCTTTGAATTCCCCCTGCATCTGCCAGCAATTAGTGTACGGGGCTTGTCGTCCTGCAAAGGGTTCAAAGTGTTGGCCTGGCATTTAATTGGCGCAGACCAATTTCCAGCCGATGCCGATGCGGAGGAAATCTCTCTCTGGGGCttcaaagcaaaacaaaacaaaccaaaccaatggaacaaaaaaaagaagactCGAGAAAAGTAAAGAGGTGGATGGGGGCCCCAGAATATTTCCAATGAATTTGTGGACAGAAAAAAGGAACCCAGGGAacattgattgattgatgtTACTTCAGCGATTCGGACATCAGCGTTGCTCGTTTGGCAGAAAGGTCGTCCGATTCGGTCGTCCATTTCCAATTCGGATCGGATCCCACTTTGGAAACACGGGCCTTGTTTATTTACGTCCATGATATGCTCTACCCATGACTAAGGAGCTGCTctaagcagcagcaggagccaGGGCGAAACGTTCTATTGATCGCGATCGCGATCCCGATCCCTTCGATCTGCTTCCAAaaaaattctatttattttccatGGGTCGCTTTCCTTTTGATCTGCCCTGCCGTTGTGTTTTTCTTCTTCAGCACCATGCCCGATTTTCCGTTCTATTTTTGTGTGTCGCTGCTCCGGCATTCTCCtacccattttcatttccatttccaaagACCACAAGCGAACGAACGGCTGTGTATCTTCCAGATAAAAATGCACCCGGTCGATTGCctacattttattttcaacttTTAGTTGTTCGCCGTAATTATTGGAAAAGGATGTGGGAGAAGCCCTTGACTCAATGAATTCGAATGGTAATGCTACACACAAATACATATCTGTGTGCGGGTGAGTGAAGAATTGTTTGGGAGAAGGTAATATTTTAGATCTTCGGCCGAGATAGTCGTATGTTAATGGGAATGGCCTTCAATAAGTAGTCACGGGAAAATGAATAAGGAAAGCATTCTGCATGGATTAGTGGTTTTGGTTCCAGGTAGGTGGATATAGGAATAGatcattattttaataataattatatattcctAACCCAATTTCTTCACATTGAGAACCCTTTAATCTATAAGATATCTTCCTGTGATTCCCTGACGCACtcaatatttcaatttaatttacttgACTGTGGCCAACAAATTGTTTCCCTGAATGCTATCGCCCAGCTGTCTCTGCCCACGAGAGCATTAACATCCATCTTTTCCATATCTGCTGCCAACTATCTGGAAATTCACTAAACAAGTTGAGAACGCTTGGCTTTCGCTTACCTGAGAATTGTTTGTAGCCGCCGAGAATTTTATGCTTCCACCATTTGACAATGTTGCCCGCCATCGCTGTCCGGATATATGTACCTATATAGTTCTATATATACAAGCGGGTTGAGGATGCAGTTACTTGGCGGTGTCTTGGATTTTTCGGTGTTTCTATTTTCCGTTTTTCGGGCGGTGGTGTTggttgctggtggtggtggtggttgggCTGGAAATTTACGAGTCCTGGGAGGAGGCGACCTGCagtacagcagcagcagcccaaAATGTTTTACGGCCCTTGTGTGTGCGTTCTGCGCTCCCCGGCTGGCTATCCTTTTGTATAAGGATCTGAGGACTGAGACTAATATACTCCAGGTAGGAGGCGAGAGAATCCTCCgcatccacttccacttccacagCCACTTCCCGTTCCACCGTGTTTATGCGCTGCCGCTGGGCGACCTTAATTTGTATCTGGTATTATTTTCGACTGTGCGGGTGGCAAGTTACCAGTCGTAGTCGCTGTCGTAAAAGTTTTTACAGCTCTGATGTGCTGCATTTTAGTTTAATTTGCGCATATTGCGCTGCTTTATTTGATctacgtgtgtgtgtatcttgcagatactcgtactcgcactcgcactcgTATATTGGTACCTTTGTGCCCGCTGCGCGCgtaattttaattgtaaaaCATTTTCGCCGACTCGATTTGTTTTTCGCCAGCcgttttgttgttatttattcaatttttgccttttgctttGCGACGACGTAAATAACTTGGCgtataaacaacaaaaaacaacaaatgcaaaaacacgatttatttccaaacgATTGCGACGAGGGCGACGGCGACGTCAATTTTTCGGGGGATGGCGTACCGgttgtttttattattgttgtgggggcggtttttcgtttttcctttttgctttTCACACTTGATTTTTCTCTACGGCaagaaaattaaaactaaactGGGCGTATCTCGCGGatacatttattaatttgatcaATTTCCAATTTCAACGATAACTTCACTGGGCCACAACAATCCGTTCGGTCAGTAGTTGTTTTGGTGGGCCAAACTACGCGTATCTTCTAGATACTTTCCGCTGTATCTCCGAGTCTCAGTTCACACGTCTTTTCGAATCAACGGACGAAAACAATCTGAATGCGAGACGTTCGAGAATCGAAACGTTGCCCGTTGTTCGAAACTCGCCTTCGAGCgccgctctttctctttcgAACACGTTCTCTCAATTTCGAACTCGAAATTCGTAAAGGCGTGTTATCTCTTTTTCTATTCAAAAAGGGTATGATGGAATTTTGGTTCATTATAAGTAAGAATATCTCTTCTCACGatatatacaataaataaatttgtaataattaTTTACTTTCAATAACAcgaataaaaatttaatagtggaaaaattaataaaaataaataaattaaattaataaaaaataataataaaaattaataataataatattttttattatttttttaaatacaataatatattatacTTAAAGAGTTTTATACATTTAATAGCTAATGTGTGCAGCATCTAAATTGCATACTAGCAATTCGAGAAATATATTATTCGTGCTTTTTTTCTAATCAATGCAAAGTGGTGTTCTTAAATATTGCATACAAAGAAGCAATTATTAGAGCAACATATTTGATTGCAGCGATTGCCACGCCCCAAATTCAGAGCTTTCTTTTGGCTTGCACCTTTCAAGCTGAATTTTGACTGGTTGTTACTGCCTCCACCATCGGTTTTTGATTATACACGTGTTTGGATAATACCCGGTTTTAATTTGCCTCTATGCATAGCCGCAGcagaaaaaaatttgattgtttttaaatttgatCTCGACCGCTGCCCCTGCCCCAATTTTCGCCACGCAGAAGAAGCCGCCTGCTGAGCTTGAACATCAGGGCAATTACCAACCAAGCAACCAACCACCAACCAAAAAGTAACCCCAAACCCAAGCTCAAACCCGCCGATAATAACAGAGCAAGGAGAATCCTGAATTACGCCGCAGAGGCAAAAAAAAGATGAAGAAACACAAAGCTCTTTCTTTCTTCGGCGATCGAAAGCAAGTGGAAGGAACCCGCGGTGATCGGCTTGCCTTTAACCCACTAATGACTAATGTGCCAACTTGGAATATCAGTGTATTTAtggatataaaatataatatttttaaaacgttAAATACATTACAAATATCGTGTTAAATTTCGTTTAGTATGTAGAGATTTAGTAACTGGAAAAATCAACTGTGTACCTAGTAGATTAATGAATAGTATaacatattattaaatttcacGAAGCTAAATTACTACTATTCCCAAGATTAAACTAGCAAAACCTTCTTATACCTTAATGTTCCATTAGCAAAAATGTGTCTTTAGTTCTATTTAAACATTAAGATAGAGCTATGTTCTTAAAAATAccgttttaaaatttataacaaaagagagataTGGTATTATAGATTGGACCGTTCTCAAGGGGTTAACTTTGCCCTCGGGGTCCGCAGGCTTTCGCACCGTAAAACGTTTTCGGCTTTCGGTATAATGGCGCTGTAATTGAAGAAGAACACGCGATCGAACGCAGGGGCGGGGGATCGAGAAGGGGCTGCGCAAAGGCGGCGGAGGGAACCTCCTTCTAACAGAAGGGTTTCGGTCTGGGTCTTGTCTCTCTCTTTGTCAGACCCTCCTTTGTGTTGCCTTCGTCATACATTGATCCATCGTCTTAATTTCAGGAGGAGACGCGCCGCGCTTCTCCTGCGCTCCCTGCATTTCGGATGCGGGCCCCTGATTGATGTCGGGGATCTGTCCGCCCTGTAGCCGATGATATTGATTTATGTTTACTCCGGTTTCGCATCCGAACCCCAACCCCAGCACTTTGTTCTGCCGAAATTCGCACAACATTTTGCCGCTTTGTATTTGACAAAAGTCGGCGGACAGGACAGACGGGCTGCAAATGTAATTACCCAAAAACGAGTGGAACATGTCTGGCGGCCCAGCAATTCGATGGGCGGAGTTCCTGTTCATACTCGTATGTGACTGACCcaccgaccgaccgaccatATAAAGGGTTCCTGACATTTGCCCctacgatgacgatgacgatgacggaGTGACGGCCATGGCAACTGTCGCTGTAATTGACAAGGGGGCAGCATTCGATTCGCCCTGTGCCCCCGcctttttgcccatttttccCCCGCTTTCCACAGGCAAATCCCTATCTTCACACATATTGGCAATGCTGATGAGTTTTTGAAGGGTTAGGCGAGTTTAATCGGGTCCTATGTGgcgtgtgtgtttgcattAGGGAGTTGATTAGGTTACGGGGGTCATTTCGACTACAGGAGATAAACATAATTGCCTTGTCTCGAACGCATTTCCGCAAAATATGATGTAGTACATGCAGGGCACAAATTAATGGGGCAATTTGATTATAGTAAGTCTATTTATTTAAGTCAAttgtaatttaaatgttttcgaAGCGAAGAGCATCAATCttttatataaattgtttCGTTTGCAAATCGAGCCAATAATCAATAAGGACTAACAATTTAAGCACCAATTAATTATACCCACTGCTTTTGTTTAACTTCTAGGAACAAAGCAAATATCTCATTGTTAAGAATGGTTTTCAGCAActgatgattattttttttttttcaaatgcCCACAACAAGACGCTCtaaattttccaaatattTTCAGTAAATAATGGGGAGCACATAAATTAGATAAGCAGATATATTTTTCAACTTGCGTCACAATCGAAGCTGCGCTGGAtctcattaaaaaatatatatattttcacgatcggctcgacgaaaagaatccaaattttttttgttttttggaaGTCGTAAACGAacgaaattgaaataaatatcaTATGCATGGGGTCTAGTGTACATTGTGAAACTAttcaataaattaactttGTTGTAAGTGCtggccataaatatttatattttatagtaTTTGTACGCTTGTCGTaaaattcaaatgaagttGTCCCCCAATGAGTGGGCCGCGTTTATAAACATATTTCCAAAGCAATTATGAATTGTAGTTTTTGGCATTCGTCGTCTGACTGACAGGAAATTATATTGTGTTATAGGCCATAAAACTGGCAGGTCCGGACAACCAAATGAGCCCCCAAATGAGAGATCTCCAGTCCCTTTGGTAGGTAGCATGTGCAACAGGCCCCTTTGCTTGTGAACTCCCCACCTCTCTTCGCTCAAATGACTTTTACGCAGAAGTCGTTAAAAAACGACGAAAATTTCCAATTAATTTTGATAAACGCGGCCCGCAACGAAAAATATAAGCTGCATATTGGTTTGGGGCGGGGGGAAAAATTTGTGTGCTGCCCCAAAGCGGAAATTGTAACTGTGCATTGATTGGGAGCCGGGAtggggaaagggtggcgctgGGCAGTGCAACCAATTGTTGCTTATTAGGCcgaaaacattaaaaatctatcaaaacaacaacaaccagcgACGAGACAACAAATTGTTGTCTTCCAAATGAAGCCATTTCAATCAGCCGTTTTATGAGTGTTTTTAGGCGCTTTTTGCCCGCCTGCTTCAAATGGATTTTTACGATTTTACATTTACAAGAGTCCGCCGTCGTCCATCGCTGTCCATCAAACGATTAGGCCCGGCATGGATGCATCTATGTATATAGGGAGTGGATCTGTTGTATCTATGGGTCTACGGTTTCCGTGGGACTTAATGACCAGATTAATGATGCCAAAAACATGATGGGAAGCGATAGATTAAATGGGAGCCATAAAAGCGATTTAAGTGTGGGGTGGCGGTGGGCAGTGGGTTGTGTTCAGGAATTTTTTCCGAGGAAAGAAGCATCTCTGAAGCATATTTTGGATATCTAGAAGATCTGAAGataatattttcttaaattttacTTCCAAGAAActcatataaaatatttaaatttgcagCCGCTGGAACTTGAATCACTTTTCAAAagcattttcatttgattttcgttGTAAATGATGCCTATTAAATTCCATTATACTGATTAAACGCGAAACAATCATATTTCTGGTCTAgacatttgtttaaaatttttctttaaaattccaTGTGATGATATTTTTACTAATGTGTATTACTTTATACAACTTATTACTTAGAAACCATAGGGGAAATACCACCTGCGATACGAATTGATAGATCACGCCCCCTCAAACTTAAATGAACCTTTCGAAAACAtttaacgaaataaataatcaaattGCAACACACAGAAATATTGAATTGCCAAGCTGAAGTGGAAATCTTGGTCGCACACCACAGGCAGAAAAGTAGtaataatttatgcattttcatttatttttgactaatataaagtttttcatttattcTGGGCTCCACTCGTAAATTACAGCCAGCTGGCCCGAAGGGGAGGAGGGCGTGGCACTTTGGTTTGGGGAGCcaagcgaaaataaaaataatttttaaagtgCTGCCCAGACACTGCATCTATTAGCCCCGCGAAACCCAAGATTGTATCTGCATTATCTACGCTGCCGTATCTGATAATGATCAACTGCTGGCCGACGCCTCAGCTGCCGCCTTTTTCTTTATActtttacatatatgtatgtatatatattttcctttatttcgtgtttttcctctttttgttgccttttaaTTAAACGCTCAAGCCGCAAGCGCAGCTCAAATCGCCGgcggagtggagtggagtgggtTGGAGTCGTGCATGGGCGGCTGCCCCTTTGAGGAACCTTCCCCGCCGATTCTATATAGAGGTTGCCGCCTCATTTTGTCAGTCATGCCGTCATTGCTTCATTATCCATGCGCACATCACTCAACGCACACTCTGCATGTACttcgtatgtacatatatggtaCACATATATACCAATGCACTCAATTGCATCCGAGAACCCTGTTCCATTTCCAGACTGGGCCCATCCAAGTCCATATCCATATTCATCATCGTCTGCATCTCAGCACCAACTCTAATCGAATTACTGGCGCACTTTTGAATTTATATCTGTCTCGCAGCtcacattttattatttttaaacagcGAATTATAGAGAAAATTCAACTggtacaataataataatttgtatATTATAACTTGActcaaaatgtttaaatgaTAATTGaaatgatatatatttttattttaacataACTTTGGCAGGCAGATACTATAGATCACAAGATCGCATAATTTTCTTACGGAAATTTTCTTCAGACATAAATAATCTAAAGAAGAATAAATATGGAAATGTTCTTATCTGAAGTATCTACAAGTAATACAGTAAAGAAACTGCatggtttttcttttaaaatgaaaatgaaatgaaataaaaaacaatttgacACGGTCTTTAAAAAGTGTGATTATAGAATAGtaactaatttaaatttaaacgtACTAAtgtcattatcattattatggAGGAGTTATGTAAGGATCAATGTCCATATGACAAATAAGAActttttgttaatattttgtttcttTATTATGCTTCGAAACATATCATTTTGGAATCTTTTTACGACTTAAGATCAACGTATTTCTTGGAGCAATTCACTTTCTCGGTCAGTCCATGTAGGTTTTCAATTCGACCAACTGCGTATACGGTATTCTTATCCTTTATGACAAAGACAAATGGTCGATTTACTTCGAACTTTTCGGTCTTTTCAGTATCGATATCATCAACTAGATCTAAAATATggaacaaaataaattaatgttAATATAATAAACAGTAAATAGTACGAGTACGAGTGCGCTTACCTAAGCGAAGAATGGGTTGAAATCTTATTCCATGGTTTACCCGAAAGTcgttgattttgattttggctTTCGATTTAAACGCCGAATCTTTAAACGTGTCTTCAATGTTAATTCCGTTAAAGAATTTGGCAATATTGTAGTCGAATTTCTCCTTGAATATGGGCAGTAGCAAGTGAACATCCTTGTGATCATTATATTCCACATTGATCTGGTTGCTCAAATTATCCAAAATGTCCTTGCAGGTGACACCTTTCCTCGGCAGAAGGACCAACATACCCAAGTTTGCCGATGAGAATGGAATGTATATGCCTTTGGCCTCGTCCGTGGACATGGTTTCGAACGACGACAAGGAGTGCATCATGGGCACACATATTGGGTCTTTCGAAGCATATCCAGTGCCAGGATTATTGACAAAGTATCTGTTAACCTCTGATTGAAAATGAGATGCCCAAAGGGGAGTGACTGTCATTCCGCTGATGGCAACAATGTTTTCGCCCGTGTTTAACTTTTTCTCTTGCACAAAATTGGCGAGTACACCATCCAAATGGGAGGACAACCATTCATCCATTAATTTTGAGGGTCTGACATCCTTTGTCACATCATACTTCTTGGCACTCGTCATCAGCACCTCGTTTACCAGACGCAGCTTTTGTGATAGGGGCAGGTTCTGAGACACTGCCACCTTGTTGGCCATCTGGAACTTGGCCCTCGAGGCTTTCTTATATCTCAAGCCCCAATCCAGTACTTCCTGCCTTGCTTCGGAGTATCCAAAGTTTATGATCAGGCTCCTTTCCAAATCGATATTACTCTCAACAGCCTTAGCGGCATGGATCTCAAACAGAATCATTTCTATATTCAACACTGATAGTACAAAATTCTCGGGTGTGTATCTATCGATTTCCTTTATGAGTTGAAAAGATACATTTTGTTGGATTGTATTTTGAAAGAGGAGCAACGCGCACAGTAGCAAGAATGTTACTTGATGGTTGCCCATTTTCCACAATCTTAATAAGCTGTTTAAACTAACGTTGTTTCTATATATACACGCAAGGGGAATGACCCTTAAGATATTGGATAATACGCAAAAACGAATGGAAATTAGTACGGATTTATTGCACTGCTATTCAATTTCATGCTTTCTATCCTCTAACCAAGGAAGAGTACTTCAAAATCTTTGTAagtctatatatgtatatacaaatTAACTTATGGTGTGGTTAGTGCAACATAAATCAACAACAATCAGCAGCAGAGAAATATCTTGTTTAGTCAGTGTTATGTTTTCATTAAATGCTCATACTTAGCTGGGTGCTCCAATTGCTCCAATATTCCCTGGCAGCTCTAAGTTCTATGCACGCACTTGCATCCACCGACTGAATGTGTTATCCACCCACTTTCCGCCTGGTAATATGTTAATAGCACCATGCGTCACTTGCATCCTGGCGCATTGCAATCCGCCTCGCATTTTCCCGCCCCTGTGGGTGGATGTCTTTACATCCGACTTCAGTCTGCCAACTGTCTGCTTTCCTC
Encoded proteins:
- the LOC6620783 gene encoding accessory gland protein Acp76A, with protein sequence MGNHQVTFLLLCALLLFQNTIQQNVSFQLIKEIDRYTPENFVLSVLNIEMILFEIHAAKAVESNIDLERSLIINFGYSEARQEVLDWGLRYKKASRAKFQMANKVAVSQNLPLSQKLRLVNEVLMTSAKKYDVTKDVRPSKLMDEWLSSHLDGVLANFVQEKKLNTGENIVAISGMTVTPLWASHFQSEVNRYFVNNPGTGYASKDPICVPMMHSLSSFETMSTDEAKGIYIPFSSANLGMLVLLPRKGVTCKDILDNLSNQINVEYNDHKDVHLLLPIFKEKFDYNIAKFFNGINIEDTFKDSAFKSKAKIKINDFRVNHGIRFQPILRLDLVDDIDTEKTEKFEVNRPFVFVIKDKNTVYAVGRIENLHGLTEKVNCSKKYVDLKS